In Gilliamella sp. B3022, the sequence AAAATGATATCCAAGGAGAAGTTGTACGTATACATACGGCTGGTCCAACCGTCTTTCTGGAAATTGCTGTAGCCGGACAACCAAAGCATATTGATGTATCTATTAGCTATCGACAATATGAACAACAGCAAGTTGAAATTGGTGATACTGTCTACTGGCAACCCTCACTCGTTAATATTTTTATGCAAGATGAGCTATTAGAGTTTATGATTTAACGAGAATGATTCCTATAAATTAAATCTGATAATCAAGTATTTTAGAGTGTGATTGCTCAAATAATGCATGGCTTTTGATGTCTTCCAGTGATAGTTCTTGATTGCATAATTGGATAAAGCGCCAAATATAATTGCGTTGTAATTTATGTCGCTTTAATCCGAGCCATGTAATATGTGACTCAAACAGATGTTTCGCATCCAATTCAACTAAATTGATATCATGATCAGGGTTATACATTTTATTGCCTAAAATACCAATCCCTAATCCTAACTCAACATAGGTTTTAATAACATCAGGCTCTTGAACATTGAGCGAGATATTGGGCGTTAATCCAGTAGCTGAAAAGGCTTTATCGATACTGTTACGAGGAAAGATTCCTTGACGATAAGTGATGATAGGTAACGGTTGCAACATATCTAATGTCACTTTATCGGCTTTAGTCAAAGGGTGATCTTTGGGGGTAACTATCGAGTAATGCCAGCGATAAAAAGGGTAGGTAGCAAGTGAACTGTTATCCACTCTTTCATTATCAATACCGATATCCGCTTCGCCAGAAAGAAGCTGAGAGATAATTTCACTGGATGAACCCTGATTGATAATGATATGGACTTTAGGAAAAAGCATTCTAAAAGATTTTATAATGTTCGGAAGAATATAACGAGCCTGCGAATGAGTGGTCGCTATCACTAATGAACCTTCATCAGTATTAGAAAAAATGGTTGATAACCGCTGAATATTATTAATTTCATTTAAAATGCGCTCGGCAATAACCACCAATTCCAAACCAGGTTCAGTCATATTAATCAGCCGTTTACCTTGACGAATAAAAAGATCAATATTCAGCTCCTCTTCGAGCTCTTTGATATGACGGCTTACTCCTGACTGAGATGTATATAAAGAATTTGCGACTTCGGTTAAATTATAATTACAACGCGCAGCTTCCCGAATAATCCTTAATTGTTGTAAGTTCATAGCGATCTTTCCAGTAAAAATTACTTTATTTTCATTGATATAGTTTTATTATTTATGTGTAATTTGCTGTATATAATTAATAACGCGTATTAAAAAGTAAATTATTTAAAAATTTCAGACCGCCAGCGAACATAAGCAATATCCTAAAATAGGTTATAGGTATTTTATCTCATTTATAAATTATGTTTATTCCTAATTTTATTAATAAAATTACGTGTTTCGATAAGTAATTTCAGTATAAAAGAACGTATAAAAAAGACAAATATGATAAAGTAATAACCATATGAATTATGGCTATATATGCCTACTTACTAGTCAATAATCCCAGTTTAAGATTACCTGCTAATAACTTTTACATTCGCTTCAATTCGCCTCCTGATAAAAATCAATTGCTGAATTGAGTACCGGTTTCACAATCTCATGACGAATAACAAAATCACCAAATCCTTCTTCTTTATTACGATGAATGGACCATGCGGCAATAAGTGGTTCGAGTGCTAATAAAATCTCTTCTACATTCACGTTTTCTTTGTATAACCGCGGAATTCGTGTGCCTTCTCGATTACCGCCGAGATATAAATTGTAGCGCCCCGGTGCTTTACCCACCATGCCCACTTCCGCCAACATGGCTCTGGCGCAACCGTTAGGGCAACCGGTTACACGCAAAATAATATAATCATCGGATAAGTGATGCTGAGTTAACATCTGTTCTATTTTAGTTACAAACGTCGGTAAAAACCGTTCTGCTTCAGCCATAGCAAGTGGGCAAGTTGGGTAAGACACACAGGCCATGGAATTTTTACGCTGTAATGTGACCGTATCGTCAAGCAGTCCATATTGTCGAGCAATCTGTTCAATGGCTGCTTTTTGTTCTGCTGGCACGTTAGCAATAATTAAGTTTTGATTGGCGGTTATACGCAGATCACCTTGATGAATTTTGGCAATTTCTGCAACGCCGGTTTTTAATGGTTTATTGGGATAATCAAGTAACCGACCATTTTCAATAAATAACGTTAAATGCCAGTTATCATCAATACCTTTATACCAACCAAATTGATCACCACGTTGACTGAATTTATAAGGTTTACTACTTAGAAATTGACTGCCGGCACGTAGTTCGACCTCTTTTTTGAAGTTTTCCACGCCAACGCGTTCAAGCGTATATTTGGTTTTGGCATTTTTGCGATTATGGCGGTTGCCCCAGTCACGTTGGGTGGTCACAACGGCCTCAGCAAACGTCAGTACTTTTTCGACAGGAATAAAACCAAAATCGTCGGCTTTGCGTGGGTAAGTTGTTTTATCACCATGCGTCATTGCCAAACCACCACCAACTAATACATTAAAGCCGATCAGTTCGCCTTTTTCTGCGATCGCCACAAAGCTAAGATCATTAGCATGAACATCCACATCATTAATCGGGGGGATGACAACGGCAGTTTTAAATTTACGCGGTAAATAAGTCGAACTTAAAATTGGCTCACTATCGGGGGTAGAAAGCTTTTCACCATCCAGCCATATTTCAACGTAAGCACGGGTTTTCGGTAAAAGATGTTCTGAGATTTTACTTGCCCAATGATAAGCTTGTTGATGAACTTTTGATTCCACAGGATTTGAAGTACATAAAACGTTACGATTCACATCACCGGCCGTGGCGATCGAATCCAGTCCTATCTTATGCAACAGCTGATGAGCAGATTTAAGGCTGCGTTTAAACAGTCCGTGAAATTGGAAAGTTTGTCGAGTCGTGAGTCGAATACTGCCATATTTTGTTGCTTCAGTAGCAAATTTATCGATAGTCAGCCACTGTTTCGGGGTGATGATACCACCGGGCAGGCGGCAACGTAACATCATGGAGATCAGTGGCTCGAGTTTTTGTTCTGTGCGTTCTTTACGAATATCGCGATCATCTTGCTGATACATGCCATGTAAGCGAATTAGCTGAGAATTATCGCTGTTAAAGCCACCCGTTAAACCGTTATTAAGATCATCAACGATAGTGCCTCGCAAATAATTACTTTCTCGCTTAAATCGTTCAGAATCCGATAAAGGCAGATCAGAGACATCATTTTGTGGCGGTGTTAAATTGACGGTTTGAGTCAGGGTAACGGTTTTAGATTTATTGTTGCTCATATTACATCACTCGATAAATTAAAATTAGTTGTGGTATCTGTTTATCATTAGTAAACATCTCGTTGATAGCGTTTTTGACTTCTTAATTCATCCAAATAACTGATAGCTTGTTCTTGACGATATTGTGCTTGAGTCATTAAAATTTGTTGAAGCGCTAAATCAACCGCTTTTGCCATACGTTTAGCATCCCCACAAACATAGATAAAGGCACCTTCTTGTAGCCATTGCCAAATATTACTGGCTTGAGCCATTAATTTATCTTGTACATAGATTTTCTCGGCTTGATCTCGTGACCAAGCAAGATCGATGTGAGTTAACAGACCTTCTTTAACATAGCTCTGCCATTCCACTTGATAGAGAAAATCGGATATAAAATGTGGATTACCAAAGAATAACCAATTCTTACCGGTAGCACCTTGACTCGCACGCTGTTGTAAGAACGCCCGAAACGGGGCAATGCCCGTACCGGCAGCAATCATAATGATTGGTGCATGAGTATCATCAGGTAATCGAAAATTATCATTATGCTCAATAAAAATTTTGACTTGATCTTGATCAGCAATTTGATTTGCTAAGAATCCAGATGCGCCGCCCATACGGATCTTATCGTCGACCTGATAACGTACTACATTTACGGTAAGATGAACTTCTGAGCCAACTTCATCTTGCGCAGAAGCAATGGAATAGAAACGCGGAGTAAGAGGCCGAAGCAATCCAACGAAGACCTGTGCCGCTATCTTGCCGCGATAGCGGTTAAGCATATCAACCAGTGGTAATGTTTGACTCATTTCCAATAAGGCTTCTCGATCGCCAATTAAGGTAAGAAGTTCGGGATGTTGAACGGCTTGAGCGTATTTTTCAATAATGATCGGCGTATTTTGAGTCAATTCAACATATTCAGTCAGAACCGTTTTTAAAGCGATCTGTTGTCCATGATGTTCAACTGGCGTTTCACCTGCAAGCTGGGTGATACTTAGTATCTCCTCCACAAGTTCATTACTATTTTGATACCAAACACCTACCGCATCACCAGGTTGATAATGAAGATCCGAATCGGACAGGTCAAGCTCAATATGACGAATATCGCGATCTGAATCACATGAGGTGATTTTTTGATTAACGTTAACGGTTGCAATAAATGGATTATCGCGGTGATAAAGGCTACTGTTAACGGCTATACTGGTTGAATTTTCTGTTGGCGATTGTGTGTTTGATGGTTGTAATTGACTAAGTTTATCAATCACTGCCTGTCGCCAAGAGGTACTTACGGTTTGAAAATCTGTATCAGCATCTACACGTACTAGCAGGCGCTGAGCATCTAATTCAGCAAATCGTTGATCAAAGTCTTTAGCGGCTTGACAAAATTTTGGATAAGAAGCGTCGCCTAAGCCAAAAACCGCAAACTGTAAATGAGTTAATTTAGGCGCTTTAGCGGCAAACAGATATTTATAGAGCGACAACGCTTCTTCCGGTGGCTCGCCCTCACCTTGGGTTGAGGTCACCAATATTAATATCTCTTCCTGACTGAGTTTTTTAGCTTTATATTCTCCTGCCGGCAGATGAGTCACCGCAATACCCAAACGTTCAATATCCTGATTTAACTCGTTAGCGACTCGGCGGGCATTACCGGTTTGTGATGCCGATAGGATTGTGACTTTTTTCGGTTGCTCCGCTTGTGTCATATTGGAGGGGAGGGTGGTACTCGGTAAAGCTTGTTCGATGGAACTTTTTTCTGCCACTCCCCATAAATAACCCGATAACCAAGCTAGCTGCTTATCGTTGCAATTTTCAATAATTTTTTTTAACTCATCACAATTAAAAGGAAAATGTTGTGTACTCATACGATGACCTTATCTGATAGCGTTTAGGCTATCGTTAAATTGCTATTGGCTCGCAACCTTAACGAGTTAGGGTAAATCTAACCAATATTGTTTTACTCATCTTCTGTTGGTAAAGTCCAATGTGGATCGATCCTAAAAATCAAAAAGTTATTTTATGTAAACCGCACTCTCTACCTTGTGGTCCTTTGGTTGGATCGACGTAGTCCATTTCGTTAGGCAAATTAAGCTTTTGGATATAATTCTGCATATCTTGACTTGTCCAATCGAGTAGTGGGGCGATCTTAAATAAATTGTCCCCTGCTTTTGTTACAATATTGAGTTCTTGCCTTAGCGCAGATTGTTCACGGCGTAGTGCAGTAAACCACAATGTGGGTTTGAGTGTGGACAAAGCACGGTTAAACGGTTCAATTTTAACAATTTGTGTAAACTCGGTGTGTTCCGGCGTATCAAGTTCAGGTAGCCCACCATATCGCACATTTAAATAAGCGGTCGTCCTTTGTGGGACAAAAATATGCAGATTAAGATTAAGTTGCTTAGTAATTTCATTGGCTACGCGATAAGTTGCATTGGTGGCATAGCCGTTATCGACCCAAACAACCTTAATATTTGGATCGATTTGGGTAACAAGGTGCAAAAGTACTGCCTCATAAGGGCCAAAATGGGTACTGATAATACTTTTAACGGGAATATCTTGTTGTTTTTTCAGTGCCCATTCAATAATGGTTAACGGTGACTGATTTTGCAATTTTTGGTTAACTTTAGTTAAATCTAGCATGGCTTTTCCCTTTATTGATTGATGAATGATTAACTATTTAACAGATTACTGATTTACCCATTGATATAACTCAGCAACGACTTCTGGCCGACTAAATGTTTCTGGTATCGGCTCTTTGGCTTGTAAACGTCGTCTGACCTCTGTGCCTGAAATAAGAACGCGATCAGCACTACCGTGTGGACAAGTTTTCGTTGATGCCATACCGTCACATTTGTGGCAATAAAATGTCCAGTCAATCTTAATTGGCTTAATGAGTAAATCGTCATCCTGCAAATGGCTAAAGATCTCTTGTGCAGCAAACGGTGAGTAAAAATCCCCGACCCCAGCATGATCGCGGCCGACGATAAGATGACTACAACCATAATTTTGTCTAAAAAGGGCATGTAGTAACGCTTCTTTCGGCCCAGCATAGCGCATATCTAAAGGGTAACCGGAATGAATAACGGAATCTGGCACAAAGTAATTGTGAATTAAACTATTAATTGCTTTAAGACGAATGTTGGCCGGTACATCGCCGGGTTTTAAGTTACCAAATAATGAATGGATAAGCACACCATCAAAAAGTTCTAACACGGTTTTAACTAAATATTCGTGTGAACGATGCATTGGATTACGAGTTTGAAAGGCCGCTATTTTTTTCCAACCTAATTGATTAAAGCGTTCCCGTGTCTGTTGTGGCGTTAAAGCATATTGACCAAATTGTGCTTTAAAGCCATTATCGTGCAGAACCCGGACTTTACCACCTAAATTAACCGGTGGTTGAGCCATCAGCATTGCAACACCAGGATGACTTGGATCTGTCGTTGTAAACACCTGATTAGCTTCATATTGTTTATCTGGACGATAAATACTATCCACATTCAAAATACCGATTATCTGCCCATCTGGTGTTTTTAAAGCGATTTCATCACCTAATTTTAGGGTATCAGCTTGAGCATCGGTCACCGATACGGTTATGGGAATTGGCCAAAAAACCCCGTTCGCTAAATGCATATTATCGCACACGCTACGCCAGTCCTCTTCTCGCATAAAGCCATACAGAGGTGTAAAACCCCCGACGCCTAACATCACTAAATCCCCTGTTTCACGACTGGATAAGGTGATGGCTGGTAAATTTTTTGCATATTGTTGCAGGGCTAGCCGTTCATCGTCATTAACCTGTAAAGGTTGTAAACTGTCACTAGCATGAGGCGCGATCAATCCCATAATGATTCCTTACCTATCTCGTTATTTTTATTATGTCTAATTAAAAGCGATTATCGACAAATAAGGAAATATCAATTTTATATACCATTATGCGATTTGTGCATATTCATTGGTTAACGTTGATTGAAGATGCTATCACTACAATAAGATGAAAGTTATCGGGAGCCCAAAGCTAAAGTGTTATAATCAATTTGTCTGCATCAAGTTGACTGTACTCAACAAAATAAAAGTATTGTTAAATTTCAATATATATTTTTTATTCTCTTTTCCGATAACAAATTGTGATGTTGAGAGTTTTGTGCTAGTTTCATTATTCATTACTGGCTATGCCATCGTTATTGCTCAATCCAAGGTTTACTTATGTCAAATTCATCTGCAAAAAAAGTGGCGTTTGCTGCTTTTATTGGTACTACTATTGAATGGTATGATTTTTATATCTATGCGTTAGCATCGGTATTGATTTTTGGTCAGCTATTTTTTCCGTCTGATAACGAGTTTGTACAAATTTTAGGGGCGTTTGCTACCTTTGCAGTAGGTTTTTTATCCCGTCCTTTCGGTGCGATGTTATTTGGGCATATTGGTGATCGCTTAGGGCGCAAAAAGTCGTTAATTATTACGTTAGTGTTAATGGGCGTAGCCACAACCTGTGTCGGGTTATTGCCCTCTTACCAACAAGCTGGAGTGATATCGCCAATTTTATTGGTTGCATTGCGAATTTTACAAGGTGTTGCCGTTGGTGGTGAGTGGGGGGGTGCCGTGTTGATGACGAATGAACATGCGCCGAAAGGATTGAAAAACTTCTTTTCATCCTTTGCTCAGTGGGGAAGCCCAGCAGGCAATATTTTAGCATTACTGGTTTTTTCTTATATTATTCGTTTACCTGTTAATGAACTGATTGATAGTGGTTATTGGCGTATTCCTTTTTTAGCCAGTGCGATTTTGTTAATTATTGGCATTATTGCTAGAGTGACGTTAACCGAATCCCCGGTTTTTGTTGAAGCATCTAAAAAACAGGCAGACTTAAAGCAAGAGTCAGCACCGATTATTGAAGTATTTAAAAAAGCATTGCCATTATTAATATTAGCGATTGGTGCTAATGTGCTGTCATTTAGCGGTATCTTTTCCAATACCTTAATGATTGGTTATACTACTTTGGTACTTGGTGTCGAAAAATCAGTGATAGTTGATGCACTGTTTTGGATCGCTATTGTCCATTTTGTTGCTCAACCGTTTATCTCTTATTGGTCTGAAAAATTCTCGGCAACTCGCTTTTTGATTTGTACAGCAATGTTGGCAATGGCATCGGTATTCTTGTTATTCCCGATTATAAATTCAGGCACAAAAACCAGTTTTATTATTGGGATTTCGTTAAATGTGATTTGTTATAGCGGCTTTTATGGTGTGATAGCTGGGTATTTAAGTCGTATTTTCCCTGCCAGAATGCGCTATACCGGGTTATCAATGAGTTATCAAGGATGTGCGGCTATTTTTGGTAGCTTAATTCCGATGATAGGTGGTTATGTTATTTATACCTTCAAAAGTTTTTGGTTACCCTTAGCCTTGTTTTATTGCGGTTTAGCACTGATATCCATTATCTGCATCTACTTGTTAAGCAAATATCGTTATTATGATGAATAAGGTCAATATATGAAAACCGTTTTATCAATTCAGTCCAATGTTGTTTATGGTTATGCCGGTAATAAAGTGGCGACGCTAGCGATGCAATTGCAAGGTGTCGAAGTGATGCCAATACACACCGTTCAGTTATCGAGTAATACGGTTTATCCACATTATGACGGCATTGTGCTGGGCGCTCAGCAAATCACTCGAATCGTCAATAGTTTGGAAAAAATTGGCGTATTGTCATCCATTGACGCCATTATTTCGGGCTATATTGGACTTGCCGAACAAGGTGAAGAGATCCTTGAAGCCGTAAAAAAGATTAAATTTTATAATCCTAATGCGATTTATGTTTGCGATCCGGTTATGGGGGGCGACATCAATAAAGGCAGCTCTCTGCCACAAAATATTATTGATTTCTTCACTAAGCAAGCAATCAAATACGCTGACTTTATTACACCTAATTTATTGGAGTTACAGATATTATCGAATCTGGAAATCAAAACCTTTAACGATGTGCTTAACGCAATAAAAACACTGCAAAATAAGCCGATTCAAGCCATATTGGTTAAAAATCTGCTACATGCCGGTAAAACGACGGAATTATTTGAAATGATTTTAGCCACACCATCGCAAAGCTATCATCTGGCTCGACCATTATATGATTTTTCACACCGTCCATTGGGCGTGGGCGATTTAATTTGTAGTCTGTTTACTGCCCATTTAGTGAATGGACAATCCCAATTAACCGCCTTTGAACTCGCCGCCAATGCCGCCAATCACGTGCTTGATATCACCAAACAACAAAATGCCCGAGAGCTGGCGATTATTGATGCTCAGCAGTGGATTAAACAGCCGGATTTGAAGTATCGTGCGACACCGCTAGCATTATAAGGCAATTCAGATCGGTATTATCGTTATTGGTGATAATCATTTTAGCTGCAAAATTTAAATAGTTTATTCTTGGCACAGAAAATGCATTCCTCAAAATGTTACGGTTAACAATTGAGGAACATCTAAAATGTGGAAAAGATACCCAATATTAATAAGTTTATTGCTTATTAGTCATTTATCTGGCGCTGTTGATATACCGCTATCAGAGACAGGAAAGTACTGTGATACCCCTTCGCGTTGTCTTAACCCGATAACGACCAATGTTATGGTAACGTCCCCCAATTATTTAGCGACTCAAGCTGGAATTGATGTATTACGCAAAGGAGGCAATGCGGTTGATGCAGCGATTGCCGTAGCCTCAACGCTTGCTGTTGTTTATCCTCAAATGAATACCATTGGTGGCGATAACTTTTGGTTAATTTACAACGCTAAAATCAAAGAACTAAAAGGGCTAAATGCCAGCGGTCGTTCTGGTAGTTTGGCCACGATAGACTATTATAAAAATCAAGG encodes:
- a CDS encoding LysR substrate-binding domain-containing protein, with product MNLQQLRIIREAARCNYNLTEVANSLYTSQSGVSRHIKELEEELNIDLFIRQGKRLINMTEPGLELVVIAERILNEINNIQRLSTIFSNTDEGSLVIATTHSQARYILPNIIKSFRMLFPKVHIIINQGSSSEIISQLLSGEADIGIDNERVDNSSLATYPFYRWHYSIVTPKDHPLTKADKVTLDMLQPLPIITYRQGIFPRNSIDKAFSATGLTPNISLNVQEPDVIKTYVELGLGIGILGNKMYNPDHDINLVELDAKHLFESHITWLGLKRHKLQRNYIWRFIQLCNQELSLEDIKSHALFEQSHSKILDYQI
- the cysI gene encoding assimilatory sulfite reductase (NADPH) hemoprotein subunit, with the translated sequence MSNNKSKTVTLTQTVNLTPPQNDVSDLPLSDSERFKRESNYLRGTIVDDLNNGLTGGFNSDNSQLIRLHGMYQQDDRDIRKERTEQKLEPLISMMLRCRLPGGIITPKQWLTIDKFATEATKYGSIRLTTRQTFQFHGLFKRSLKSAHQLLHKIGLDSIATAGDVNRNVLCTSNPVESKVHQQAYHWASKISEHLLPKTRAYVEIWLDGEKLSTPDSEPILSSTYLPRKFKTAVVIPPINDVDVHANDLSFVAIAEKGELIGFNVLVGGGLAMTHGDKTTYPRKADDFGFIPVEKVLTFAEAVVTTQRDWGNRHNRKNAKTKYTLERVGVENFKKEVELRAGSQFLSSKPYKFSQRGDQFGWYKGIDDNWHLTLFIENGRLLDYPNKPLKTGVAEIAKIHQGDLRITANQNLIIANVPAEQKAAIEQIARQYGLLDDTVTLQRKNSMACVSYPTCPLAMAEAERFLPTFVTKIEQMLTQHHLSDDYIILRVTGCPNGCARAMLAEVGMVGKAPGRYNLYLGGNREGTRIPRLYKENVNVEEILLALEPLIAAWSIHRNKEEGFGDFVIRHEIVKPVLNSAIDFYQEAN
- a CDS encoding assimilatory sulfite reductase (NADPH) flavoprotein subunit; this encodes MSTQHFPFNCDELKKIIENCNDKQLAWLSGYLWGVAEKSSIEQALPSTTLPSNMTQAEQPKKVTILSASQTGNARRVANELNQDIERLGIAVTHLPAGEYKAKKLSQEEILILVTSTQGEGEPPEEALSLYKYLFAAKAPKLTHLQFAVFGLGDASYPKFCQAAKDFDQRFAELDAQRLLVRVDADTDFQTVSTSWRQAVIDKLSQLQPSNTQSPTENSTSIAVNSSLYHRDNPFIATVNVNQKITSCDSDRDIRHIELDLSDSDLHYQPGDAVGVWYQNSNELVEEILSITQLAGETPVEHHGQQIALKTVLTEYVELTQNTPIIIEKYAQAVQHPELLTLIGDREALLEMSQTLPLVDMLNRYRGKIAAQVFVGLLRPLTPRFYSIASAQDEVGSEVHLTVNVVRYQVDDKIRMGGASGFLANQIADQDQVKIFIEHNDNFRLPDDTHAPIIMIAAGTGIAPFRAFLQQRASQGATGKNWLFFGNPHFISDFLYQVEWQSYVKEGLLTHIDLAWSRDQAEKIYVQDKLMAQASNIWQWLQEGAFIYVCGDAKRMAKAVDLALQQILMTQAQYRQEQAISYLDELRSQKRYQRDVY
- a CDS encoding phosphoadenosine phosphosulfate reductase domain-containing protein; translation: MLDLTKVNQKLQNQSPLTIIEWALKKQQDIPVKSIISTHFGPYEAVLLHLVTQIDPNIKVVWVDNGYATNATYRVANEITKQLNLNLHIFVPQRTTAYLNVRYGGLPELDTPEHTEFTQIVKIEPFNRALSTLKPTLWFTALRREQSALRQELNIVTKAGDNLFKIAPLLDWTSQDMQNYIQKLNLPNEMDYVDPTKGPQGRECGLHKITF
- the sat gene encoding sulfate adenylyltransferase, with product MGLIAPHASDSLQPLQVNDDERLALQQYAKNLPAITLSSRETGDLVMLGVGGFTPLYGFMREEDWRSVCDNMHLANGVFWPIPITVSVTDAQADTLKLGDEIALKTPDGQIIGILNVDSIYRPDKQYEANQVFTTTDPSHPGVAMLMAQPPVNLGGKVRVLHDNGFKAQFGQYALTPQQTRERFNQLGWKKIAAFQTRNPMHRSHEYLVKTVLELFDGVLIHSLFGNLKPGDVPANIRLKAINSLIHNYFVPDSVIHSGYPLDMRYAGPKEALLHALFRQNYGCSHLIVGRDHAGVGDFYSPFAAQEIFSHLQDDDLLIKPIKIDWTFYCHKCDGMASTKTCPHGSADRVLISGTEVRRRLQAKEPIPETFSRPEVVAELYQWVNQ
- a CDS encoding MFS transporter yields the protein MSNSSAKKVAFAAFIGTTIEWYDFYIYALASVLIFGQLFFPSDNEFVQILGAFATFAVGFLSRPFGAMLFGHIGDRLGRKKSLIITLVLMGVATTCVGLLPSYQQAGVISPILLVALRILQGVAVGGEWGGAVLMTNEHAPKGLKNFFSSFAQWGSPAGNILALLVFSYIIRLPVNELIDSGYWRIPFLASAILLIIGIIARVTLTESPVFVEASKKQADLKQESAPIIEVFKKALPLLILAIGANVLSFSGIFSNTLMIGYTTLVLGVEKSVIVDALFWIAIVHFVAQPFISYWSEKFSATRFLICTAMLAMASVFLLFPIINSGTKTSFIIGISLNVICYSGFYGVIAGYLSRIFPARMRYTGLSMSYQGCAAIFGSLIPMIGGYVIYTFKSFWLPLALFYCGLALISIICIYLLSKYRYYDE
- the pdxY gene encoding pyridoxal kinase PdxY; the protein is MKTVLSIQSNVVYGYAGNKVATLAMQLQGVEVMPIHTVQLSSNTVYPHYDGIVLGAQQITRIVNSLEKIGVLSSIDAIISGYIGLAEQGEEILEAVKKIKFYNPNAIYVCDPVMGGDINKGSSLPQNIIDFFTKQAIKYADFITPNLLELQILSNLEIKTFNDVLNAIKTLQNKPIQAILVKNLLHAGKTTELFEMILATPSQSYHLARPLYDFSHRPLGVGDLICSLFTAHLVNGQSQLTAFELAANAANHVLDITKQQNARELAIIDAQQWIKQPDLKYRATPLAL